ACTTCCAGGTCAGCGCCGACGGCGTCGGCGAGTTCGACCAGTTCCGCGGGGCACAGCGCCGCGACGTTCCCGTTGACGGAGACGACGGGGTGGCGCGCGAGCAGGAGGTGGGCGGCGGCGGCGCGCTCGGCCTCGTCGGCGCTGTCGAGCGTGCGCTCGCCGAGCAGGTAGTCGAACGCCTCGCCCCGGCCCTCCGCGATGAGTCCTTGCTTGCTGGTGATGCCCTTCTCGACGCCGGCCTCGATGCGGTGGCGCGTGAGGAGAGACTGATAGCGCGGGTGGCTCTCCGGCACCTCGATGTCACCCATGGGGCGGGGTTTGCGAGAGTGAATGAAAAACGCCGCGCTCTCGGACTCACAGCCGGGTCGCGCCGCCCGTCACGCGACAGGACCGCGCCTCGTCGTAGCCCGCCTCGCTCAGCCCGTCGCCGAGGGCGAACACCGTCCGGCCGAGCATCGCCATCGCCGCCTCGCCGCCCGCGCTCCGCACGTCCTCGACGGTCGCCTCCACGCGGTCGGTCAGCAGGTCTGCCTCCCGCGCGAACGTCCGCGAGGCGGCCATGAAGGCGTCCAGCGTGGGATCGTCGAGGAGGCGGTCGAGGGCGGCCTCCCCCGCGCGGGTGAGGCGGGTCGTGTCCCCCGTGATGATCTCCGCGGTGTCGAGGCCGCCGAAGGTGACGTACTCCACCTCGGGGCGTCCGGGCAGGCCGTCGAGGCGGCCGTGCGGCGGCGCGCCGGGTTCGAGGCGGAGAGGGACGCCGCCGCGGGCCTGCCCGACCACGTCGCCGAGTCCGGTCCCGGCCTCCACCTCGGCGGCGTGGGCGATCGCGACGAGTTCGTTCTCCGTCCGCGGGCGGAGGTCGGGGTGCGTCGGGGCGTGCGCGTCCGCCGCGAGCGCCGTCCCGAGCGCGCACGCGCCGGAGACGCCGAAGCCCGCGCTCACCGGGAGCGCCGTCTCGCACTCCACGCGCGCGTCGACGCCGAGTCGCGCGAGCACGTTCGTCACGGCCGCCATCCCCCCGCGCTCGCCGTTCACCCGCACCGTCGTCCGCTCGGCGGGGACGACCGTCACCCGAACGCCGTCGGAGAGTGCGAGGCCGGCCCCCCGCGACCCCGCGCGTGCGGGGTCGTCGTGCGGGTGGGCGCTGAAGAAGCCGGTGACGTGGCCGGGGACGAACGCGCACGCTGTCATGGTTCCGTCACCGACTCGGACGCTGGCGCGCTTGAATCTTACAGTTCGTCCTCAGTCCGAGGGGGTCGCCGTCGCCTCGGCCTCCGTCGTCGGGACCGGGCGCTCGACGGCGAGGACCGCGATCGATCCCGCCGCGAGCAGGCCGCCGAGGGCGGCGACGGTCGCGAACGGCCCCACCGACTCGGCCAGCGCGCCGCTCACGAGCTTCAGGGGGACGCTCGCGAGCGAGACGAGCATCGACCACGCCGAGAGCACCGTCGCCCGACCCAGCGACGCGGTGCGGTCGTTGAGGTACTGCTCGCTCACCGGGGCGACGAGGTTCAGGGTCGCGCGAAGCAGGAAGAACGTCGGCACCGCGAGCGCCGGGAGGAACCCCAGCACGACGACCGCGCCTCCGAGGCCGACCGGCGCGAGGTGGATCAACCGCCGGACGCCGACGCGCGTCGCGACGGCGTCGGCGTAGTTGCTCGCGACGGCGGACAGGCCCGTCAGCCCCGCGTAGAGCCACCCGAGGTCGGTCGCCGAGAGGCCGGCACGCGTCCCGATGGGCTGGACGAACAGGTCGACGCTCCACCCGACGGCGAAGAAGAACGCCGTGTAGCCGACGAACGACCGCAGCGACGGCGACCGGAGCTGTGAGAGCGCGCGCCGCGCCCCGGCGAGGGTGAACGACTCGCTCGGGTCCGTCGACGGCGGCTCCGGCACCGTGGCGACGACCGCCGCGCTGAGGAGGTTGATCGCTCCCGTGGCGAAGAACGGGTAGCGCGGGTCGAGCGCGTAGAGGTAGCCCCCCGCGATCGAGGCGACCGAGGTCGCCCCGAGCAGCAGCGCCAGCCCCCGCCCGCGGACCCGGGCGAACGCCTCCGGCTCGCCGCCCGCCGCGAGCGTGTCGTAGAGCCACGCGCTGTCGTTCCCCGAGCGGAACGTCTGGGCGACGCCCCACGCCACGTAGACGACGAGGAACTCGCCGACGCCCTCAGCGACGCCGAACCCCGCCGCCGCCGCGCCGACGGCGAGCGAACTCACCACGAGCGCCCGCCGCCGGCCGATCCGATCGCCGACGTACCCGGTCGGGAGTTCGCTCAAGACGATGACGCCGAAGAAGACGCCGTCGAGCAGCGCGATCGACGCGAGCGAGAGCCCCCGATCCTCCAGCAGGACGACCCACACCGGCGAGAGGAAGCCGAGCGTCGAACTCGTCATGTAGAGGTAGTACCGGAGGACGACGCTCGCGCTCGTTGTCACCGTGGAGAGGGAGCGGGCGAACGGCAAAAGCGATCCGGTGCCGTGAGTGACGGTGGCACGACACGGTACGGTCGCGTGAGCGGCGGTAGCACGACACGGTACGGTCGTGCGGGCGGACGAGTTGATCGACGGCGCGGCCGATCGACTGCGGCTTCGTCCTAGGGACTCAGCCGTTGGCGATCTGGGCGAGAGTCGCTGGCGCTCCTCTCGCTGGCTCCCAACGTCTTCGCCCTACGGGCTCAGCCGTTGGCGATCTGGACGAGACTCGCCCCGCCCGCCTCGCTGGCTCCCAACGGCTTCGCCCTACGGGCTCAGCCGTTGGCGATCCCGCGGGAAGAGGACGGCCTCGCGGATGTTCTCGAGACCGAGGATCGTCATGAGCAGGCGCTCCGCGCCCAGCCCGAAGCCGGCGTGGGGCGGCATGCCGTAGCGGAACATCTTCGTGTAGTACTCGAAGGCGTCCGGGTCGAGGCCCTGCTGTTCGAAGCCGGCGATGAGTTCGTCGTAGCGGTGTTCGCGCTGTCCGCCGGAGACGAGTTCCATGCGCGGGTGCATCAGGTCGAAGCCGGTCGAGAGCGACTCGTCCTCGTCGTGATCCTTGATGTAGAACGGCTTGATCTCGCTCGGCCAGTCGACGATGAAGTAGTGACCGCCGACGTCACGCCCGAGGGCCTTCTCGGCCTCCGTCGAGAGGTCGTCGCCCCAGACGAGCTGCTCGTCGAGTTCGCCCGTCGCGTTGACGCGCTCGATGGCCTCGTCGTAGGAGAGCCGCGGGAACGCCTCCTCGGGGACCTCGAACTCGTCGGCGAGCCCGAGCACCTCGAGCTGCTCCCGGCAGTTCTCGGCGACCGCCTCGTAGGCGGCGCGCACCGCCCCCTCGCAGGCGTCCATCGCCCCCCGGTGGTCGATGAAGGCGCTCTCGAAGTCGATCGAGGTGGCCTCGTTGAGGTGTCGGGGCGTGTTGTGCTCCTCGGCGCGGAAGATGGGGCCGATCTCGAAGACGCGCTCCAGCCCGGAGCCGACCATCAGCTGCTTGAACAGCTGGGGGCTCTGGTTCATGAACGCCTCCTCGCCGAAGTAGGTGATGGGGAAGAGTTCGGTGCCGCCCTCGGTGCCGGTGGCGACGATCTTCGGCGTGTTGATCTCGGTCGCGTCGACCTCGCGGAAGTACTCGCGGACGGCGCGGAGGACCTCGGCGCGGATCTCGAAGATCGCCTTCGCCTCGTCGCGCCGGAGGTCGAGCGTGCGGTTGTCGAGCCGCGTCGGGAGTTCGGCGTCGACCTTCCCCGAGGGGTCGAGCGGGAGTTCGGGGTCGGCGGGCGCGACGACCTCGACGGACTCGGGGACGATCTCGACGCCCGTCGGCGCGCGCGGCTCCTCCTCGACGGTTCCGTCGACCCGCACGACCGACTCGCGGGAGACGCTCGTCCCGGTCTCGACGAGGTCGTCGTCCATCTCGTCCTTCGCGAACTTGACCTGTATCCTCCCGGTCTTGTCCCGGAGGATGAGGAAGGCGATGCCACCGAGGTCGCGGAGTTCGTGCACCCAACCGGCGACGGTCACCCGCTCGCCCGGTTCGGCGTCCGCGGTGTACGTGCGGTTCTCCATACGGCCCCGTTTTCCCCGGGCGGGTTAAAGTGGGTCGATTGGCTTTGTCTAAATGATAAGTGGATGATATCTTCGGCGCACGAGGTACAGTTCAAGGGCATATCGCCGCCCCGCCCCGAGTGGGCGTACGGAGAGCCTGGGACCGGCCCCCCGACGTAGCAGACGGGGTCGATCCACGGTCGCGACGAAACTCACCGTCACGTTTCCCCCGCCAGCGACGTCTATTTGGGCACTCCTCACCGAGTTCTCTCGGACTATGGCGATCAAGCGAATGGACAACGTCCTCATCGTGGTCGAGGACCTCGAAACTGCGAAGGCGTTCTTCTCGGAACTCGGTATGCAACTGGAGTTCGAGACGTCCGTCGAGGGAGAGTGGGTAGATCGCGTCGTGGGGCTCGAGAACGTCCAGAACGACATCGCCATGATGCGGACCCCCGACGGCCACGGCCGCGTCGAACTCGCGAAATTCATCACGCCCGAGGCCACCCGCGACGGATCCGAGGAACCGGCGGTGAACACCCTGGGGATCCGCCGTATCATGTTCGCCGTCGACGACATCGACGACGTCCTCGACCGCCTCCGCTCCCACGGAGCCGAACTCGTGGACGACGTCGCCCAGTACGAAGACGAGTACCGCCTCTGCTATGTGCGCGGCCCGGAGGGCATCGTCGTCGGGTTGGCCGAGGAACTCGACGGAGCCTAGCGGGTCGCCCCCACGCTCTTGGCGGCCACCGTCTCGAGCCCGTGCGTGAACACTCGTGTCCGGCGTGTGGGTTCGAGGCAGATAGAGATGCGAACGAATCGCGGAGTGATTCATCAACGCCTGTGGAGACTGCGCTCCCTGTGGATATCTCGGTATCTGCAAAGCGCGTCGTGGAAACAGGAAGACTGCGAAAATCGTGAGATTTTCGCGTTGCCAAGGAGCTTCGCTCCTTGAGCACCCCACCCTCAAGCGCGAGCCGTCAGGCGAGCGGTAGGGTGGGGGAGTTCACTCGACCACTTCGGATTCGACCAGTCGGGCGTACGCGCGTCGGAGCCGCTGGCTGATGGCCTGTTCGGAGACGTCGAACTCGTCGGCGAGGTCGCTCATCGTCGCCTCGCGGGGGATCTCGAAGAACCCGCAGTGGTAGGCGAACTCGATCGTCTCGCGCTGGCAGCGGGTCAGCGGGCGCTCGCCGTTCGAAGCGAGCGTGACGAACACGTCGTCGAGTTCGACGGTGACGTCGTGCTGGTCGAGGAACGCGAGGTAGGCGTCGAGCGTCCCCCGGTCGGGAAAGCGCGTCACCGAGTACCACCAGCCGTCGCGGAACCACGAGGCGTAGTTGCTGGCGTCGAGGTCCGACCACCGCGAGTCGGCGTAGACGCTCGCCGCTCGCGTCACCTGCAGCGTGTACAGTCGCGCGTCGGCCACCTCGCGCATCCGCTCTACGTCGGTCACCGTCGGATCGTCGGCCATCGCGCTCTCGAAGGCGTCGAGGTCAGTCCCGTCGGCCCAGAGGAACCACGTCGGTCGGCCGCGATCCGTCGGGACGGCGCGCGCCACGTCGAGTTCCACCTCGGGAACCGTCGTCACCGCGGTCGCCAACACCAGTTCTGGAGAGGACGTACGATACGCGGCGACGAGACTCATTGATGGGTGTGCGTCGGCATCCCATAATAATGATTTCCCCTGACATATGTGGCACACGCCGCCAATTTCAGGAATTAAATAGAGTTCAAACAACTCTAACTAGTGGTGAAAGTCGCCGTGGAGCGGCCGGGAGTAGCGGCCGATCGTCCATCAGTGGGTTCGTCGCGGGGGGTCCGATCCCAGGCGGTCGCGCCTACCGACGCCTACCGACTCCTGTCACCCTACCGACGCCTACTGGCGGACGCGAGCGGCCTCCTTCGCGCCGCGGACGGTCGCCTCGACCGCCTCGATGCCCTCGTCGTGGAGGAGGTCGCCGACGATCACGACGTCCGCCTGTTCGGCCATCCGGTAGGCGGAGTCGTAGTCGCGGATGCCGCCGCCGTAGAACAGCGTCGCCTCGTCCAGCGCGTCGCGGGCCGCGCCGACGATCTCCGGGTCGCCGAGCGTCCCCGAGTACTCGACGTAGACGATCTCCTGGCCGAACATCCGCTCGGCCACGGTGGCGTAGGCCGCCACCTCGTCGGGTTCGAGATCGCAGTCGGCCTGGGTGTACTCCGCCACCGACGCCTCCGGGTTGAGCACGACGTACGCCTCGGTGGTCGTGTGCTCCCAGTCGATGTCGGGATCGATGCGCGCCCACTCCTTGTGCGCGCCGGTGATCCACGCCACGTCGCCGGCGTTGAAGACGACGGGGACGAGGTAGCCGTCGAGGTGATCGGAGTGGACGACCGCGCCGGCGTGACTCGGTTCGATGTACACCGGAAGGTCGCACGCTCCGCAGGCCTCGATGACCCGGGTCATCTTCTCCTCGGTCATGCCCGTCGTCCCGCCGACCATGATCGCGTCGGTGCCCGTCGCGCGGAGGTCCTCGTACGTGACGCCCTCCGGCAGGGCCTTGTCCGGGTCTACCTTCACGATGTGGTCCCAATCGCCCCACGAGTTCATACGTGTCCGTCCCGACCCCTGGACAAAACGGCTTCGAAACGAGAGAACGGTCGAATTCGCCCCGCAGACGGCCGATTAGGCGCTAACTCGCGCTCGCCTGCGTCTGCCACTCGCGGATGCGGTCCGCGCTCACGCCCTGCACCTCCGCGGCCACCTCGTCCGCCTCCGCCGAGCGGAGGTCGTCGAGGTCCTCGATGCCCGCCGCCGCGAGCTTCTCAGCGGTCTTCTTCCCGACTCCATCGAGGTCCTCGATCGCGCGGGCCGCCCGCCGCGCCCGGTACTCGGAGAAGTTGCAGATGGGACAGCCGAGTTCCCAGGGGTCGCCGTTGTGGACGACGAGTTCGGGCAGGTCGTGCTCCTCGCAGCGCTCGTCGGTCACCTCGATCTCGCCGCGACGCGGCAGGGGAAGCGAGTACTCGCAGTCCGGGTAGCGCGTGCAGCCCACGAGCCGCGACCCGGAGCGGAGCGTCTTGATCGCGAGTTCGCCGCCCTCCTCCGACCCGCAGTCGGGACACGTCCCGATCACCCGATCCTCCGTCTCGTCGGCCTCGTCGGCGCGACAGCGCGGACAGCCGTGGGTGAACGTGTTGCGCCCCGCGACCATCTTCACGTGCCTGAGGTCGTGCTCCTCGCACGCCTCGTCGAGCACCGTCGGCTCGCCGCGGTTGGGCAGCGGCAGGGTGTACTCGCAGTCGGGGTAGCCGTCGCAGCCGACGAAGTACGACCCCCAGCGCGAGCGGCGGACGAGCAGGTCGCTCCCGCACTCGGGACACGGCCCGAGCACCTTGTCGGCCTTGAGCGACGCGCGGAGGTGCTCGCCGATCTCCTCGCGCGAGTCGTGGAGGTCCGCGAACACGCGCTTCAGGATGTCCCTGGACTCGTCGGTCACGTCGTCGAGGGTCGCCTCGCCGTCCGCGATGGCGGTCATGTCCCGCTCCAGCTGGGCGGTCATCTCCTCGCTCACGACGAGGTCGGCGAACCGCTCTGCGGCCTCGACGACGCCCATCGCCAGCTTCGTCGGGCGGGGCGGGTCGCCCTCGATGTAGCCCCGGTCGTAGAGCTTCTGGAGGGTTCCGTGGCGGGTGGATTTCGTCCCCACTCCCCTGCTCTCCATGGCCTCGATGAGCCGCGACTGGCCGCGGCGGCGCGGCGGCTGGGTCTGCTTCGCGTCCAGTCGCACCTCGGTCACGTCGAGCGACTCGCCCTCCTCGACCTCGGGGACGTAGTTCTCGCTGGTCGAGAAGTACGGGTAGACGGCGTGGTAGCCGGGGTCGACGAGGCGCTTGCCGTTCGCCTTCAGCCGGCAGCCGTTCGCCTCCGCGACGACGCGCAGGTGCGCCCACGTCGCCGGCTCGGCCACGGTCGCGAAGAAGCGCCGCACGACGAGTTCGTACACCTCCCACTCGTCGTCCGAGAGTTCCGTCGGGAACTCGCCCGTCGGGTGGATCGGCGGGTGGTCGGTCGTCTGCTCGTCGCCGCTGGTCGGTTCGATCTCGTCGCGTTCGAGGAGGTGGCGCGCGTCGTCGCCGAAGTTGGGGTGCTCGGCGAACGTCTCCAGCAGTTCGCGCTCGTCGAGGTCGTCGGGGTAGACGGTGTTGTCCGTCCGCGGGTAGGTGACGTACCCCGCCGTGTAGAGGTCCTCGGCGATGCTCATGGCGCGCTGGGCGGAGTAGCCGATGCTCCCGGCCGCGCGGATGTACTGGGTCGTGTTGAACGGCGCGGGCGGGTCGTCAGTCCGGGTGCGGCGGCGGACTGACTCGACGACCGCCGCCGTCGCCTCGCGGAGGCGCTCGTGGACGGACTCCGCCTCCGCCTCGTCCCAGAGGCGCTCCTGTTCGGTGCCGTCGTCGCCCTCGAAGAAGTACTGCGCCTCGAACTCCTCGTCCGCCGCGTCCGCCGCCTTCGCCAGGTCGGCGTACAGCTCCCAGTAGTCCTCGGGGTCGAACGCCTCGATCTCGCGCTCGCGGTCGACGATGAGCTTCAGCGTCGGCGACTGCACCCGCCCGACGCTGATGAAGTCGTCGCCGAGTTGCTTCGCGGAGAGCGAGAGGAAGCGCGTGAGCGCCGCCCCCCACATCAGGTCGATGATCTGTCGGGCCTCGCCGGCCGCCGCGAGGTCGAAGTCGAGTTCCTCGGGGTCGGCGAACGCCTCGCGCACCTCGCGGTCGGTGATCGAGGAGAAGCGCACCCGGCGGATGGGAATGTCCGTCTCCTCGCGGACGAGTTCGTACGCCTCCTTGCCGATCAGTTCGCCCTCGCGGTCGTAGTCGGTGGCGACGATGGCGCGGTCGGCCTCCCGCGCCAGCGAGCGCAGGGCGGCGACGATGTTCTCCTGCGTCTCCGTCTTCACCACCTCCGCGTCGACGAGTTCGACGGGCTGGACGTCTCGCCAATCGGCGTACTCGGGGGGGAAGTCCACCCCGACGACGTGTCCGGACAGCCCGATGCAGCGCCGCCCGCCCCACCGATAGACGGGGACGCCGTTGCGCCGCTCGACGGACGCACCGCCCTCGCTCAGGATCTCGGCGATGCGCCGGGCGGCGTTGTCCTTCTCGGTGATGATCAGCTCCACGGGGACCCACCTCTCCGCGTCGTCATGTGAGGGTGGTAAGCCGACGGCCTTTCTAACCCTTTCGACTGGTAAAATCAAGGCACTGCGGGCGTGTGCGTACGCTCGCGGGATCCGCGCGCGTCGGCGAGCACGCCCGAGGGGAAACGGCGGGATCGTCCCCGACCGCCCCCGGCCGTCGCCCGCGTCGCGACCTGAAACCCATTTGTCCCCCCGATCGCTACCCCCACCATGGACAGGCAGTTCATCCCGGGGTTGCGGTTGCTGGTGCTGCAGATGCTCGCCATCGACGCCCTCATCCACCTCTCCGTGGTCGCGCCGCGGCTCGCCGCCGTCTCGCGGACCGGCGAGTTCCCCCGGGTCGTCACCGTGCTGATGACCCTCTCGATCCTCGTCGTCGTCGTCGGTGCCCTCGCGGTGTGGGCCGGCGCGCTCTCCTACCGGACGGCCTACGCGCTCGTGATCCTGCTCACGGTCGGCGAGATCGTCGCGTGGCTGCTCTTTCACAACACCGACGTCGGTCACACGCACGACACCGGGATCGTACAGAGCACGATCGACCACCTCGTGGGCGACCCGCTGGAGACGGCGGCGAAGACCGCGGAGGTCGTCGCGCTCGCCGCGTCGGCGTACCTGCTCCGCGTCGACACCGCGGGAACGACGCGCGATTCGGCCGCCGCTCGGCCGTCGGCGCGCGACGACTGATCTCCCGCTGTCTACCGTCTTCCGCTGTCTACCGTCTTCCGCTGTCTACCGTCTTCCGCTGTCTACCGTCTCCCGCTATCTATCCGTCCGCGGCGGCGAGCGCCGCCGTGGCGTTCACCCGCCCCGCCCCGGAGGCGTCGTCCGCCCCCGCCGGACCGACGTCGGTCGCGCTCCCGGCCAGAACCGTCCGG
The Halomarina pelagica DNA segment above includes these coding regions:
- a CDS encoding pantoate kinase; this encodes MTACAFVPGHVTGFFSAHPHDDPARAGSRGAGLALSDGVRVTVVPAERTTVRVNGERGGMAAVTNVLARLGVDARVECETALPVSAGFGVSGACALGTALAADAHAPTHPDLRPRTENELVAIAHAAEVEAGTGLGDVVGQARGGVPLRLEPGAPPHGRLDGLPGRPEVEYVTFGGLDTAEIITGDTTRLTRAGEAALDRLLDDPTLDAFMAASRTFAREADLLTDRVEATVEDVRSAGGEAAMAMLGRTVFALGDGLSEAGYDEARSCRVTGGATRL
- a CDS encoding MFS transporter, whose product is MTTSASVVLRYYLYMTSSTLGFLSPVWVVLLEDRGLSLASIALLDGVFFGVIVLSELPTGYVGDRIGRRRALVVSSLAVGAAAAGFGVAEGVGEFLVVYVAWGVAQTFRSGNDSAWLYDTLAAGGEPEAFARVRGRGLALLLGATSVASIAGGYLYALDPRYPFFATGAINLLSAAVVATVPEPPSTDPSESFTLAGARRALSQLRSPSLRSFVGYTAFFFAVGWSVDLFVQPIGTRAGLSATDLGWLYAGLTGLSAVASNYADAVATRVGVRRLIHLAPVGLGGAVVVLGFLPALAVPTFFLLRATLNLVAPVSEQYLNDRTASLGRATVLSAWSMLVSLASVPLKLVSGALAESVGPFATVAALGGLLAAGSIAVLAVERPVPTTEAEATATPSD
- the aspS gene encoding aspartate--tRNA(Asn) ligase — its product is MENRTYTADAEPGERVTVAGWVHELRDLGGIAFLILRDKTGRIQVKFAKDEMDDDLVETGTSVSRESVVRVDGTVEEEPRAPTGVEIVPESVEVVAPADPELPLDPSGKVDAELPTRLDNRTLDLRRDEAKAIFEIRAEVLRAVREYFREVDATEINTPKIVATGTEGGTELFPITYFGEEAFMNQSPQLFKQLMVGSGLERVFEIGPIFRAEEHNTPRHLNEATSIDFESAFIDHRGAMDACEGAVRAAYEAVAENCREQLEVLGLADEFEVPEEAFPRLSYDEAIERVNATGELDEQLVWGDDLSTEAEKALGRDVGGHYFIVDWPSEIKPFYIKDHDEDESLSTGFDLMHPRMELVSGGQREHRYDELIAGFEQQGLDPDAFEYYTKMFRYGMPPHAGFGLGAERLLMTILGLENIREAVLFPRDRQRLSP
- a CDS encoding VOC family protein; translation: MAIKRMDNVLIVVEDLETAKAFFSELGMQLEFETSVEGEWVDRVVGLENVQNDIAMMRTPDGHGRVELAKFITPEATRDGSEEPAVNTLGIRRIMFAVDDIDDVLDRLRSHGAELVDDVAQYEDEYRLCYVRGPEGIVVGLAEELDGA
- a CDS encoding helix-turn-helix domain-containing protein, which codes for MSLVAAYRTSSPELVLATAVTTVPEVELDVARAVPTDRGRPTWFLWADGTDLDAFESAMADDPTVTDVERMREVADARLYTLQVTRAASVYADSRWSDLDASNYASWFRDGWWYSVTRFPDRGTLDAYLAFLDQHDVTVELDDVFVTLASNGERPLTRCQRETIEFAYHCGFFEIPREATMSDLADEFDVSEQAISQRLRRAYARLVESEVVE
- a CDS encoding phosphoglycerol geranylgeranyltransferase, which translates into the protein MNSWGDWDHIVKVDPDKALPEGVTYEDLRATGTDAIMVGGTTGMTEEKMTRVIEACGACDLPVYIEPSHAGAVVHSDHLDGYLVPVVFNAGDVAWITGAHKEWARIDPDIDWEHTTTEAYVVLNPEASVAEYTQADCDLEPDEVAAYATVAERMFGQEIVYVEYSGTLGDPEIVGAARDALDEATLFYGGGIRDYDSAYRMAEQADVVIVGDLLHDEGIEAVEATVRGAKEAARVRQ
- a CDS encoding DNA topoisomerase I, whose translation is MELIITEKDNAARRIAEILSEGGASVERRNGVPVYRWGGRRCIGLSGHVVGVDFPPEYADWRDVQPVELVDAEVVKTETQENIVAALRSLAREADRAIVATDYDREGELIGKEAYELVREETDIPIRRVRFSSITDREVREAFADPEELDFDLAAAGEARQIIDLMWGAALTRFLSLSAKQLGDDFISVGRVQSPTLKLIVDREREIEAFDPEDYWELYADLAKAADAADEEFEAQYFFEGDDGTEQERLWDEAEAESVHERLREATAAVVESVRRRTRTDDPPAPFNTTQYIRAAGSIGYSAQRAMSIAEDLYTAGYVTYPRTDNTVYPDDLDERELLETFAEHPNFGDDARHLLERDEIEPTSGDEQTTDHPPIHPTGEFPTELSDDEWEVYELVVRRFFATVAEPATWAHLRVVAEANGCRLKANGKRLVDPGYHAVYPYFSTSENYVPEVEEGESLDVTEVRLDAKQTQPPRRRGQSRLIEAMESRGVGTKSTRHGTLQKLYDRGYIEGDPPRPTKLAMGVVEAAERFADLVVSEEMTAQLERDMTAIADGEATLDDVTDESRDILKRVFADLHDSREEIGEHLRASLKADKVLGPCPECGSDLLVRRSRWGSYFVGCDGYPDCEYTLPLPNRGEPTVLDEACEEHDLRHVKMVAGRNTFTHGCPRCRADEADETEDRVIGTCPDCGSEEGGELAIKTLRSGSRLVGCTRYPDCEYSLPLPRRGEIEVTDERCEEHDLPELVVHNGDPWELGCPICNFSEYRARRAARAIEDLDGVGKKTAEKLAAAGIEDLDDLRSAEADEVAAEVQGVSADRIREWQTQASAS